A window of the Myripristis murdjan chromosome 15, fMyrMur1.1, whole genome shotgun sequence genome harbors these coding sequences:
- the slc25a28 gene encoding mitoferrin-2, which yields MIPGLLVPLPGQKFDGWGGRFWGVSESIVGSLTPRVGGETELQTVHFVLGAQDQTEDCEPDYEGLPQGASTSTHMLAGAVAGIMEHCLMFPIDCVKTRMQSLQPDPAARYRNVMDALRRIVTTEGIWRPMRGLNATAVGAGPAHALYFACYEKLKKTLSDVIHPGANSHLANGTAGCVATLLHDAVMNPAEVVKQRMQMYNSPYRGVLDCVRAVWQKEGPAAFYRSYTTQLTMNVPFQAIHFMTYEYLQELLNPHRQYNPSSHVVSGAMAGAIAAAATTPLDVCKTLLNTQESLALSSLSSGKGQGQGQGAHRHISGLAHAFRTVYRLGGLQGFFKGVQARVIYQMPSTAISWSVYEFFKYGLTKHQHDKRRAQHREAEM from the exons ATGATCCCGGGGTTGCTGGTGCCTCTGCCGGGGCAGAAGTTCGATGGTTGGGGGGGTCGATTTTGGGGAGTTTCGGAAAGTATTGTGGGAAGTCTGACACCCAGGGTTGGAGGGGAGACAGAGCTACAGACTGTTCATTTTGTCTTGGGTGCACAAGATCAGACAGAGGACTGTGAACCAGACTACGAGGGTCTGCCACAGGGAGCTTCCACCAGCACCCACATGTTGGCTGGAGCCGTGGCCGGAATCATGGAGCACTGCCTAATGTTTCCCATCGACTGTGTCAAG ACTCGCATGCAGAGCCTCCAGCCCGACCCTGCAGCCCGCTACAGGAATGTGATGGACGCTCTCCGGCGAATTGTAACCACCGAGGGCATCTGGCGGCCAATGAGAGGGCTAAATGCGACGGCTGTAGGGGCGGGACCTGCCCATGCCCTCTATTTCGCCTGCTATGAGAAACTCAAAAAGACTCTAAGTGATGTCATTCACCCAGGGGCTAACAGTCATTTGGCTAATG GAACAGCTGGGTGTGTGGCCACATTGCTTCATGATGCAGTCATGAACCCAGCTGAAG TTGTGAAGCAACGTATGCAGATGTATAACTCTCCCTACCGCGGCGTGCTGGACTGTGTGCGCGCTGTGTGGCAGAAAGAAGGCCCTGCAGCTTTCTACCGGAGCTACACCACTCAGCTCACCATGAACGTGCCCTTCCAGGCAATCCACTTCATGACCTACGAGTACCTCCAGGAGTTGCTCAACCCCCACAGACAGTACAATCCTTCATCTCATGTGGTGTCCGGAGCCATGGCAGGGGCCATCGCGGCTGCAGCCACTACGCCTCTGGATGTCTGCAAGACCCTGCTCAATACCCAGGAGTCCCTAGCCCTCAGCTCCCTGTCCTCTGGCAAGGGTCAGGGCCAAGGCCAGGGAGCCCACAGACACATCTCAGGCCTAGCCCATGCCTTCCGGACAGTTTACAGGCTGGGCGGCCTGCAGGGCTTCTTTAAGGGAGTCCAGGCTCGGGTCATCTACCAGATGCCCTCCACAGCCATCAGCTGGTCAGTGTATGAGTTCTTCAAGTATGGACTCACCAAGCACCAGCATGACAAGAGGAGAGCACAGCACAGGGAGGCTGAGATGTAG
- the nkx3.3 gene encoding NK3 homeobox 3: MTLSFSSFSINDILTTRLDAQGKRSSSWTTAEPKSDTCTRQGHYGERGSPEQSARIPILSHQDMDVNPIRLARFPPEFSLCARDPRPEAHSEKPPGEKTENMTHRQDGADQQLFCVKQTKRQGKEADEQEGDNNKETVSFKADGQRCRSSSKKRSRAAFSHAQVYELERRFNAQRYLSGPERADLAGALKLTETQVKIWFQNRRYKTKRRQMAAEHATCGSPRKVAVKVLVRDNQKQYHLANQLPIPVTLPLYQAYQYYPYLHCCFQPWSSDSMRCGGLH; this comes from the exons ATGACTTTAAGTTTTTCGTCCTTTTCCATCAACGACATCCTCACCACACGACTTGATGCCCAAGGGAAACGGTCCAGTTCATGGACTACAGCGGAGCCAAAGAGCGACACCTGCACCAGGCAAGGGCATtatggagagagaggcagtccGGAGCAAAGTGCGAGGATCCCTATTTTGTCTCATCAAGACATGGATGTGAACCCCATCCGCCTGGCCAGATTTCCTCCTGAATTCAGTTTGTGTGCCAGGGACCCGCGTCCTGAGGCACACAGCGAGAAACCTCCAGGAGAGAAAACTGAGAACATGACGCACAGACAAG ATGGCGCGGACCAGCAACTGTTTTGTGTGAAGCAGACCAAACGGCAGGGCAAGGAGGCGGATGAGCAGGAGGGGGACAACAACAAGGAGACAGTCAGCTTCAAAGCTGACGGGCAGCGGTGCAGGTCCAGCTCCAAGAAGCGCTCCAGGGCGGCCTTCTCTCACGCACAGGTTTACGAGCTGGAGCGCCGCTTTAACGCGCAGCGGTACCTTTCTGGTCCGGAGCGGGCCGATCTGGCGGGGGCTCTGAAACTCACCGAGACCCAAGTGAAAATCTGGTTCCAGAACCGTAGATATAAAACCAAACGGCGTCAGATGGCGGCCGAACATGCGACGTGCGGCTCACCGAGGAAAGTAGCAGTGAAAGTGCTGGTGAGGGACAATCAAAAGCAGTACCACCTGGCAAATCAACTCCCCATCCCCGTGACTCTGCCACTGTACCAGGCTTACCAATATTACCCGTACCTACACTGCTGCTTCCAGCCCTGGAGCTCCGACAGCATGCGGTGTGGAGGACTCCACTGA
- the nkx2.3 gene encoding homeobox protein Nkx-2.3 produces MLPSPVITSSTTPFSVKDILKLELQQQSQQHQLQLISRLGFPGALSQPGPLQNKTFRSHSPPSCMLAGRDSPSPISSGLSESEERMSYLNKLTGQDRLTESCLPGEMFTNAAQSHSSDLRLETEQEDPDTKSCGALMRGESEEVDSEKPATKQQRTRRKPRVLFSQAQVFELERRFKQQRYLSAPEREHLASSLKLTSTQVKIWFQNRRYKCKRQRQDKTLEMAGHHHHHHPPPPRRVAVPVLVRDGRPCLAGSQNYNTSYTVGAPNPYGYNGYPTYSYSNSVYSNTYSCTYSSLPALPPSNTTANAFMNMNLGNLSAQSQSQAPQGTMVTPCQGTLQGIRAW; encoded by the exons ATGCTTCCTAGCCCAGTCATAACCTCATCTACCACGCCTTTTTCTGTCAAGGACATTCTGAAGCTAGAGTTGCAACAACAATCTCAGCAGCACCAGCTCCAACTGATCTCTCGCCTTGGTTTCCCCGGTGCGCTGTCACAGCCGGGACCTCTCCAGAATAAAACCTTCCGCTCTCATTCGCCCCCATCCTGCATGTTGGCCGGCAGGGACAGTCCAAGTCCCATCAGCTCCGGACTCTCGGAGAGCGAGGAGAGGATGTCGTACCTCAATAAGCTGACGGGGCAGGACCGACTGACGGAATCCTGTCTGCCGGGAGAGATGTTCACCAACGCGGCGCAGAGCCACTCGTCAGACCTGCGGCTGGAGACCGAGCAGGAGGACCCAGATACCA AGAGCTGCGGTGCTCTGATGcgaggagagagtgaggaggtGGACTCGGAGAAACCCGCCACCAAACAGCAGAGGACCAGGAGGAAACCCCGCGTCCTCTTCTCGCAGGCCCAGGTCTTCGAGCTGGAGCGGCGCTTCAAGCAGCAGCGCTACCTGTCCGCCCCGGAGAGAGAGCACCTGGCCAGCTCCCTGAAACTCACCTCCACCCAGGTCAAGATCTGGTTCCAGAACAGGAGGTACAAGTGCAAAAGGCAGCGGCAGGACAAGACACTGGAGATGGCGggtcaccaccaccatcaccacccaCCTCCGCCCAGAAGGGTGGCTGTCCCGGTGCTGGTCCGGGATGGGAGGCCTTGTCTCGCTGGATCCCAGAACTATAACACCTCTTACACAGTCGGAGCTCCAAACCCATATGGTTACAACGGCTATCCAACCTACAGCTACAGCAACTCGGTGTATTCAAATACTTATTCTTGTACTTATTCTAGTTTACCCGCTCTGCCGCCCAGCAACACCACCGCTAATGCATTTATGAACATGAATTTAGGAAATCTTAGTGCACAGTCCCAAAGCCAGGCTCCCCAAGGAACAATGGTCACACCCTGCCAAGGAACTCTGCAAGGCATCCGGGCATGGTAG